In the genome of Raphanus sativus cultivar WK10039 chromosome 9, ASM80110v3, whole genome shotgun sequence, the window AAGGACTGTGTTTACGGTTGGGTAAAGATGAGAGTGGGAAATGGCTCTTCATGTCTCTCTTAGTGGGATAATTGGTCTCTTTTTGGGAAGCTCCTTGATTTGGAGGATCTTTCCATCGACGGTGCCTGGAATATGCCACCGGCCAGAACAGAGAATCAAGTGTTCCTCCATGCCTATTTAACAACCTTATCTCTCAACGAAGAAGAATATACTTATAAGTGGGAGATAAATGGATCTGTTATTTCtaaatggattttttttctatGACTATATTAGGGAAGTCACTGCCCCTTTGCCTTGGGTGAAATCGGTTTGGATTAAAGGAGGAATACCTCATCACAGCTTTCTATGTTGGCTGTTCTGTCTCAATAGGTCTCCAACCAAAGATAAGACTGGTTCAATATGGTATAAACACTGACCCAACCTGTCTTTTCTGCCATGCTGCAGCAGAAACAAGGGATCATCTCTTTTTCCAATGTAGCTTTTCTTGGGATCTATGGGAACAGGTTGCACAGAGGTGTCAGTTCACAGCGTCACAGCAGTGGAATCAGACAATAAGCGATCTCCAAGCTCTTCCGGCTACGGGGTCTTTCACTCGGCTAATTCTACTAGCATGGAAAAGCACAATGTACTATATTTGGGCGGAGAGAAATAACAGACTGCATAACTCATCTTCCAGGTCTGGTGATTCAATCTTCTTACAAACTGAATCTTTTATCAGGAAACGGATTGCTAGTCAGAGATATCAAAACCCCCAAAACTCTTCTCGGATGCTGCAGCAGTGGTTCTCTACTGACTAATGCACAGCACCGTCCCGCCTTTAAGTTTATGATTCCTTGTTTCACTACTTGCCTCCAACAATACTGGCCTTCATCATCTTCTACTCTGATTATCTTACTTGTTGTGTGTCTCTTAACGAGcatttctcttgtttttttttaaaaccaaaacactgCCTAGAGGCCTgtaatttcttcttcttttaatctttttttttttagcaactgggtaattttctattaaaacaggCCTAAAACAGTTTAGAACTGGCCCAAATAGAGAGTTTTGAAGACAAACAAGAATTAGAGAGCAGATTCGCAGGTCCATTAGAGGCCCGTGGAATAAAGGAAAAACAACAGAAGGAAAAAGAAACGATAGACGCTTCGACATCCGAGAGCACTCCAAAGAGATCCGTCGGTCGTCAGGAAGCGGTGATGGCTTGAACAAGCCCTTTACAGTCTGATCAAAGCCAGATATTGGTGAAGTCGAGTGAAGAGGCGTGGGATAGAGCATCTCTGATAGCCAAAGCCTCAGCTATGAGGGGGGAGGCGACATGCGTTTGGAAACGGGAGCCTCTTGTGATCTCGTTTGAAGCTCCATCGGTGAAGATCCATGCAAGGCCATCTTCTCTAGTAGTAGGATTCCATGCGGCATCCGTGTTGCAGTAGATTGTGTTCGGTGGAGGCTCCAGCAGAGGCGGCGGTTCTGACGGATGTTGCGGTGATTGCGGTAGAGCCGATTGGGTTTGTTCCCACTCTCTCTGAGATACGATTACTCTTGAGATTGTTTCCTCTGGTGATGAAGTCCTGTTCTGGAAGAGGAGTTGATTGCGACATGTCCATAGCCCCCAACATAACCACGGGAACATATTGGTCGTGATTCCTGATGGGGGAAGGTTGATCTTTAGCACAGATAGCTGCAGGGCCTCTCGAAATGACTCCAAGGTGCTCCAATCTGTAGTCGTAGACCATGGGCAAAGCTTCCAAACTTCCCTAGCAAAGGTACAATCAAATAAGATATGTTGTAGACTCTCAGTAGCCCCACATCTTTTACAGCCAGTGTTGCTAAGAAGTCCTCTTCTTTGTAGGTTTGCACCGGTGGAGAGGGCGTTTTGAGCGCATCTCCATAAGAAGAGCTTTATCTTTGGCAAAAGTGGAGGAGACCAAATCAGTTTCTCCCATTTTCAGGTACTATCATTCAAGAGTTGTGCTGTGGATTGAAGATTTTCCTGAAGAGAAGCAAAATAACTCGATTTTGCTGTATAAATGCCTGATTTCTTCTGTGTCCATATGTAGGTATCGGTGGCTCCAGAGATACTTGGTCTGATGGATAATATGTGCTTCAAGAGTTCCGGGAGGAGTCTGTTCACAAGAGCTGCATTCCATTCCTTAGTTTCTCTGGCTAGGAggtctgataccatgagatctTGATCTTGGAGGAGTTGAGGTCCAAACGTTCTAAGGTCTTGATCCGGTTTTATCCAGGAGTCGGCCCACACCTTTGTGGATTCTCCATTTCCGATTGCTCTCCCGAGATGCGTAAGCAAGAGGTCTCTGCCCCAAACAATTCCTTTCCAGCCGTGAGAGGAAGATACCACTGCAGGGGTTTTGGTGAAGTGGGCCTTATGGCAGTACTTTCCTAGGAGTATTCTAGCTAGGAGACAGTCAGGTTTGGTGAGAAGTCTCCAAGCTATCTTTGCCAACAACGCTTGATTGAAGAGTTGTATGTTGCGGAATCCCAGTCCTCCCAAGCTTTTAGGCCGTGTAAGTAGATCCCATGAAGACCAACAAAATTTTTTATCTCCATCTGGTGTGTCCCACCAAAATCGAGTCAAAACTGACTGTATATGTTTGCAGAGACCCACAGGGAGTTGGAAGCAGGTCATGGCGAAGTTGGGAATAGGAGATAGAACTGATTGCAGTGCAGTGGATAAGAAGAGGTTGTTCCAGCTTAGAGCTTTCTGCTTCATTCTGTCCACAATGGATGCAAAGAGGTCCTTTTTCTTCCTGCCGAAATGTTCAGGTAGACCCAAGTACTTTCCCACTCCCCCTTCTTTATCAATTCCAAGTTGAAGTTTAACTCTATCCTTTGTTGTCTGTGGAGTTTTGGCAGAGAAGGAGATTGAAGATTTGTCGGTGTTGATTTTCTGCCCCAAGGCCGCTTCATATTCATGAAGGATCGTGATGAGGGAGGAGCAGCTTTGTGGGTCAGACTTGGTGAAGAACATAGTATCATCAGCAAAGAGTAAGTGGTTTATTCGTGGGCAGTTTCTTGCAACTCTAACTCCAGCTAATGTACCGTTTGCTTGTGCCTTTTTGCAGAGACCCGAGAGGACTTCTGCACAGAGTATAAAGATATAGGAGGATAGGGGATCACCCTGGCGAATGCCTCTCTGCGGATGGATGCTTCCTGCCACTTCATTGTCGAGAAGAAAAGAGTAGGTAACTGTACTAACACATTGCATTATCCAGTGTACCACTTTCTCATGAAACCCAAGTCTCTCTGAAACTTTTCTGATGAAACTTCACTCCAATTTGTCGTAAGCTTTGCTTATGTCAGTTTTGACAGCCATAGAGCAGTGAACTGTAGCGCCAGAGTTCTTGAGGTAGTGGAGCACTTCATGGGTTATCAATACATTGTCGGAGATCATTGTATCAGGTACGAACGCAGACTGATTCTCAGAGATGATAGACTGTAGCACTGGCTTGAGTCGCAATGATAGAATCTTAGAAATGACCTTATAGTATAATGCTATTGGCCTGTCGTCTGATACTGTCTTCGGAGAAGTTATCTTAGGAATGAGTCTTATAACCCATAAATTGAAACCTTAGAAATGACCTTCTTTTAATCTAATGCATAGAAAGCTCTTTAGAAAAacatgaagtttttttttccttttggaACGTGGCAAAACATAAAGTTATAGAAAAagtttttacataaatttataagaGAAATTACTTATAATGACTCTAATTATACACCAAATTACTAGACTAACTCTTATAACTTCGTAATTATTAGACTAACACAACTATTAagtaaaaagacaaaaaaaccTGTATCTCAGTTTACcattataaatctttttttttctgaaccaaaagattttatttttttctaaaaataaaaaaacctgTATCGGGTGAAAGACGACGAACCCTAACTCACATACACCTCTGTTACCTCCATCTTTATCGTTTTCTATGGCATCGAAGGATGTGAAGACGAGAGAGTAGGCGATTGTTACTCAAGCTAAACTAGTGAGTGAAGGGATTAAAGCTTCGAGCAATGCCATTATCAGGATCTGCAAGTATTTGTTTGCCGGTGGAGTATGAGTTACTAATgcaatttttttctctttgagtcatcatgtgtgtttttgttaattaaaatcTGGGTTTTGGTCGGATCAGGTTCTAAGAGTGATGTTACTCCGTTGGAGAGACTGAATTTTACAACAggtgttgtatttttcttttcatgtttGATTGAGATTGATGATCTTTCTGTTGGATGTTGATGCTGATTTTATTTTCTGTCCAAAGATTGAAGTACATATATGAAGGACTGAAGGTTTCCGTGGATTGATCGAAGGGAATTGTGCTAATTTTGTTTGTATTGTGCTTTGATCCATGTTCGGTGGATATTGTTATCTGTTACTTCTGCTCATTTTGTTGGTCTCTGTTCAATTGCTTATATTATCTCCTTGACAAAGACATCTTTTTTTACATCTCCTATGTGTTCAGACAAACAAATCTCCTTATCAATAGAGATTAATGGTCCATCGCTATTGACAGTGCTGCGTCTCTGTATCAGGAAGGATCCAAAAGCATTGTACAATGATGGCCTCCATCTTTTATTGGAGTTGTGAGTCCCATCTTCTTCAAAATAAACTGCAAcatgtataaatatttacatgatGCATCAAGACTAACGGTTTTTAATCTCAGGTTCCGTACATTGGCCTTTAACTTTGCAGTTTAACAGTCTCTAAAAATACTGGTTGGTCAAATCGAAAACAAATAACTCGGAGAttactcatcatcatcaccatctgTCTTGAAGTAACCCATAACAAAGCCTTAGCCAGAGACTGCAGAAACTCAAGAAAAGTCAAAGAAGGCCAAAGAAATGCAAAAAGAagtgaagaaagaagaagcagaggaaaGAGGAGAGGACAGAGTTTTTGCATTACGTTAGTTTGAGACGCTACTTTTTTGGCATTGATTTCttatctctgtttcttcttttataAAAGCATGGTGTGAACAGAGTTGCACTGCGTAGTTTAAAGTTGATTTTGAtttcttcagtttttttttctttcttttttggaaaTTAAGTTTCAGATTGTCTGTCTTCAAATAAAAGCTTCAGATTGTCTTTAAAATATGGTCTTCACTATTTGGTGAATTCAAAGTGCAACTTATGTATGACGAGGATAAAATATGTGCAGATTTGCAGAGTAAAATAGTGGCAAGTTGTGCACTTGTGCATATATTTCAAATGAGGCTGGTGGTGTGTTTAACTACAGCTAAACATGTTTGAGGTCGAGTATCAACATCCTCGTGGGGAGTTCTGTATTTACAACAAGCTTGTGGTCGGATACAAGATTAGAGCACACTGTACTTGTTATTTGGATCGATCACCACGAGATGATAAACCAGATTTGAAATTAATGTAAACCAAGTCAAAATTGAAGGTTAAATTAAGTTTAATTTACATAAACCCATATTTCTGTCAATAAATCTGCTgcaacataaattaaaaattctgccaccaaataaacaaaaaatctatcAATAGTTTTAAGTCGGATATATAACTCTATCGTAAGAAAATAAGTCgatcaaaaaataataagtcGGCCACAAAAATCTACCATTTATAACAAAACTGCTACCTCATTCGACagatatatttttacaaatctGTTTTCTATTTAAATCGGACAATTAAATCTGCCGTACAAACAAATCTGACGTTTCTAAGAAAGTCTGACACCACTTTAACAGTAGATTTCTTTTTCTacacagattttataaatagattCATTATTcgatagatttatttttttgaaaataaatctaCCGTCGATCAGATGTCAAGGGCACTatggtaatgttttttttttgttataactacAGACAAGGATAATTTCGACCagaaaaatattctaataattttcaaaaaatatgagtCATTCTAGTAATAAAGTAATCAATTAGTGTCATTTTAGTAAACTTCCCTTATAAATTGAAACCTTAGGAGCATCAAAAGTTCAAGATTGGAGTCAATAAAACAAACTCTTGAAACGGAAATTTACATGAACATTCATTTTCATTCATTACATACAATTATACAAACGGAAATTACAAACTCTTGTCATATGCTGCAGAATCTATCAGCCATCCAGATTTTTCTGACtgctaaaaaaaaatatagtgtCTATTATAAAATGAAAGGTATAATTTAGGAAAAATGATTGTTAACTACAGAACAATACGCCACTATGTGTCTTTATATCTGGACAAAGTAATGTGTCGGACACTATATAAACTATATGATTCACACAAAATATCCTTagactattattttttatgttgCTAACACcatatgtataattttaataactaaaatgtGTCAGATTTTAAATCTGACAATTTCTAATGACATTTTGAGATATTTtcacataattattttattgtgCAACATTGTATTTGAATGTTTTATctatatctttatttatttttaatcttttggaTGTGTTAtggtttatttgttttgagtttaGTTGACGTAATTCTTATTAAATGTTTCTGAATTCCAAATTTAACACACTTTTTATCTATCTGAATGATGGTTATGGTGTTAGCGATATAATACACAATAGTTCAAAGATACTGGGAATTATTGGTTAGGTGGTAGGAACTgattttaactttaattttttatctacAATCTTTGAAATCACCAATCATGCTTTACAATGATTTTTAAAGCTGCagtccaaaaaacaaaaacaaaaagtgacTGTAAACGTCTTATTTTCTAAAGTCTATTTTTTCTGTAGGAAATATACTGCTGTAGGAAATGTAATGCTGtagtaataaattttaaaaatacatccTTTAcgactaaataaaaaaatcaaacaaactaAATTTTACTGTAAATGTTCTACATTTATATTCCAACCAATTAACCCCaatgtaaatcatatattttatttaattttgacacATTTATTTATCCTGATGTGTTGCCATGTAGGGGTGTATTGTATGTGTtgttaaaaatcatttttcctATAATTTACATGTTTGGGAAATTTAAAATGTGAAATTAGGAAGAAAAATCCTAAATTGCAGTCCTTgggaaaattttaatttatttatttcattatttgCATTAGAATGCATGTTGATGTCACATAGTTGATCTGATACCTTAAATATTTTAGCTCTATAAGGTATGATATTTAAACATATCTAACATATATGCATGTACAATATCCCAAAAAATAACTACACTAAAAATTCATGaatgtaaaaattataaataccagTATTAATGTCATAGTAATCAGAAGATAAAACATAAATTGTATAAACATTAAACAATGAGTGGAAGTAAAAGAATTGTGTGCCTGTCCATTATAGTGATGATGGTAATGATTCTAtcaatttctcaaaatataaattgtgtTAGTGATTCCGCATTTGCTCCTTCAGAAGAGAAAAGATTGTTCCACAAACCATCATCTTGTGTTGAAGATGCAAGGACAATTCCAAACTGTGTCCACGCAGTGAAGCATTTCCATTTCAAAAATGTTACAAAAGAATGTTGCATAGTTTTATTCGGTATTCCTGAAGATTGTTTAGGCATTTTGTTTCCTAGGCGGTTTTTTTATCGTTTTATGCTTAAAATTACATGTAAGTTATTAGGTATCATCAAGgtttagttatatttaagtGATCATTTGTCATTCTATTTTAATGTAAGAACTATTGTTCATCTCCACTATATAATAACAACTAAATTGAAGCAATTCTAAAGATGTCACAGAGGACAAAATATTTCCTACCAATCAAACTGCCATGTCATCGCATCTCATTATGGGCTCTACAAATAAGTTTCATTCAATCTCAAGCAAGTCAATATTATTGCTTCGGTCTTATTCAAATCTAACCGCCGACTTTGTTAAAGAGACGCCGAAACTATTCGTCTGTCCATCTCCTCCGGTGTAACTCCCACAACGAAGAGGTTCAAAGCTCTTTAATAAATCATCCAGTCGAAACGCTTTGTAACTGTCCGCATCAATCCTCTCAAACGACGATAGCCATGCAATCATCAAATCAACTTCACTACTCAGACCATTGAAACGCAGCCCAACTCTTTATGTCCCCTCTTACGGACTATAAATATTCCCCTCATCCTCAAATATTCCATTCACGTTAATCTCTAACGCCATGGCAAACAGATCGGCAGAGACAACTCAAAGTTTCCTTCAGAATTTTCTTTCAACCAGGTTATACCAGGTCCAGGAGATTGGAAGTTGCTGTTTAAGCTCCTTCGTTTCTGGGAAGCTCGAAACGGCTCCAAAGGTATGTGACGCTGTCTCATACTACATGGTTTCGGCTTCTTTATTGTGTTCCGGCTTCTTTATACATTGTTCATCATTTTCAATATGATCTATTTTCTTACACTATCTATTTTCAAGACAATCATCGATCACAAAAAGTCTTAATCCTTTGCTCCGATTTGTAGGGTACGTCAAGGGGTTCTAATCATCTTAACCGATATATTGCTAAGATGATCAGAGGTCACTGAAGAAGAAGCCTGATATAATGTCAGAGGATCCTAAGGCATTGACCATGATTTTAGACAAATGTTCAGGTACTGCTTCGAGATAATCtctttcattttcattttgaaGGTTTTCTACTGGAACGTATGAGTTTTTTGTTTCGATCTGAGTACTGATGTTATTATGGGCTTGCCTGTGATGACTGAAACATGGAAGCCAACTTTAACTAGATCATGAAAGATTACTGTCATGGCATCAATATTTTGATCTTCAGGATCATTTTGTTTTTCCCTGATATATTCCTTAATGGTTCGTGTTGGATTTGCTCAATTCAGTGAACGGAGGAAGATAGAAAGGAAACGATTCTGAtctcaaaagaagaagagagagaaattgagaagaagcagaaggtaagatgtttttttttttttgtcaacaaggTAAGATGTTaaaggttaaaaaaaaacctttgaTATTGTGTTCTTTTATATAACTACTTTTTTCTTAGTGGTTATCATTCAAATCTCTTTGCCATCTcagcttcttttttctttcaaattaagTCTTTTTTTTGGAATCGTACAATTAGTAATAATGTCTTTATGGGTTTTTTCCGGAATCTGTTGGTCACCTTCCAAGTTGGTTAAAACTCTGATTATTTTTCTTAAGATAAAACAAGAGATTGACAATGGATAAAAATATACTCCCTATGTATCACTATAAGTGATGTTTAAAGTTTTagcacatagattaagaaaatattaacttttataaaatttacattagttatatacaaatatcattaaatgagaattgttcaaccaataagaaaaagacagcattttgtaattggtcacaaaATTCAAATGCTATTAAATTCTACATAGAATAGTGAGAACATCAATTattttggaacaaaaaaaagttctttaaacaccacttaatgtgatacagagggagtatttaatttcgggaattcggccaaaaaaacactgaacatgGTAAGAATGGCCAAAAGAAACATGGACTCGAGGCTGGCCAAAAAAACctgaacttttgttgacttttaTCAGTTTATGGAGAAACTTTGATTGACCGACCATATTAAGACATCGTTAACTAACAGTTAAGACGGTGGTTAACCAATGTTAAATACAAAGATCGTTAAGTAAAATGACGTtgttttacctatttttattatcaaaaatatgttgttcgcgtGGGTCAAACCTTAGAACTCATGGCCAAAGGACGAGATTTTTTGCCACTAGACTACAATCACTTTTAAGAATATCtataacatgttttttttattgagtATCATACAAATctcgaaaaatctaaattcttttttaaaaaattcctaaaaatcttaaaaattcaagaaaattctgaaaattaaaattaaaattgaaattataaatattaaaaaaaataaaaaaaataattttttttaataaaaattaatgtatctaagatcatttgagttttttatcttaaatacattaatcatacatttttttataaattaatatatttgagataaaatagaaaaatgatatttatcacactacaaatgtttttaatttaattattatcatattttagaaaaacaatttgtgataatatcatttgtttattgtatcttaattatcatttgtctattttatcttaaatacatcattaaatttaattcgttgcattttttgaattattttagattttttttgaaatttttaatgtattgatttttttaaaaaaaaaatatttgtaatttcaattttaattttacttttcagaattttcttgaattttaaagattttttggaattgttttaaaagaatttatatttttgagatttgtttgatactcaataaaagaaaacatgttatggatattcttaaaagtgacaGTAGTCTAATGGCAAGAAACCTCAtcatttggccatgagttctcaggttcgatccacgcgaacaacatatttttgataataaaaataggtaaaatgacgtcgttttacttaacgATCTTTGCAAACGTCGTTTAATCATTCTGTAACGGTGTGTTTAATTTGGCGAGTCAGCGATAACTTACTGATTAAAGTTTAAAGTCAAATATAGTTCGGTATTTTTTTGACCAGCCAATATGTTCGTATTTATTATGGCAATTCTTGccattttcatgatttttttggccAAATTCCCATTTAATTTCCCATGGAGTTGCTTTAGTTTAGTAACTTTAGTTGATACATTTTCACTTTCTTACAGCTCCAACAACATGATTATTTGATTCTTCTATCATCTTCTCCTCTCACAGATCTTTGTTTGAAGTATCAGAGCCGTTGAGATGTTATAATCCTTCGACTCCTTGCGAAGCTAGATTATTCTAACCTTAGAAATCTTGTAATCATCTTTTCTCTCTCACGTTTGGTATATCATTCTCTATCTACTCTTTAGTTTCTCTCTGTCCGCCTGGATTTTGAGCTCTTCCCTTCACCAGAAACTGAAGAAAACAATACAAAGTTGAAAGCTTTTTCccattaattttatatgattttcctTTTACCAGACTCTCTTTTGTTATTTTACTGTGTCATCTGTTTTATATGCCTTAACAAAGTTACTCTTTTGGGTTAGTTTCTATGTTAAGGTTGGACTACGATTCCTAGCATTCAGACTATGATTCAGTACATTAGGCTACGGTCGCGCACTCACATTTGTCTTAGAGTCGGTATGTCGGTTTGATTCGGTCTCTTTCTGACACCTCTTGCACGGTTCCCTCGGATCTTCGAACGTTCAGACCGTCGGATTCACCCAAcaggtaaaacgacgtcgttttacttaacgATCTTTGCAAACGTCGTTTAATCATTCTGTAACGGTGTGTTTAATTTGGCGAGTCAGCGATAACTTACTGATTAAAgtttaaattcaaatatagtTCGGTGTTTTTTTGACCAGCCAATATGTTCGTATTTATTATGGCAATTCTTGCCATGTTCATgattttttggccgaattcccatTTAATTTCCCATGGAGTTGCTTTAGTTTAGTAACTTTAGTTGATACATTTTCACTTTCTTACAGCTCCAACAACATGATTATTTGATTCTTCTATCATCTTCTCCTCTCACAGATCTTTGTTTGAAGTATCAGAGCCGTCGAGATGTTATACTCCTTCGACTCCTTGCGAAGCTAGATTATTCTAAGCTTAGAAATCCTGTAATCATCTTTTCTCTCTCACGTTTGGTATATCATTCTCTATCTACTCTTTAGTTTCTCTCTGTCCGCCTGGATTTTGAGCTCTTCCCTTCACCAGAAACTGAAGAAAACAATACAAAGTTGAAAGCTTTTTCccattaattttatatgattttcctTTTACCAGACTCTCTTTTGTTATTTTACTGTGTCATCTGTTTTATATGCCTTAACAAAGTTACTCTTTTGGTTTAATTTCTATGTTAAGGTTGGACTACGATTCCTAGCATCCAGACTACGATTCAGTACATTAGGCTACGGTCGCGCACTCACATTTGTCTTAGAGTCGGTATGTCGGTTTGATTTGGTCTCTTTCTGACACCTCTTGCACGGTTCCCTTGGATCTTCGAACGTTCAGACCGTCGGATTCACCCAACAGACGATCGTACTCGGCTCGGACTTGATTGATCCAGCCAAATATCGAAGTTTCTCTCTTAATCGGACTTTTCTCTCTCTGAGTTTCTCTCTGGATTTTCCTTAGAGTTTTCGCGACAGAAATGAAGAAATGAAGCCAAGTAGACGATTAAAAGTGACAGTTGGGAGGTTTAGGCCCGGAAACTGCAAAGTTCAACCGTTCATATTTCTTTATCACGCGGCTCTAAGGCTGTAACCGCTGCCCCGCGCTCTAAAGCGTTCCAGCGCGAGTTTTTCCCTTGTTTGGACAATTGACAATAAATGTTCCTGCCGATTACACTTAGGCGAAACTCGAGCTAAAGCTAGACTATTCCAGTCGACAGCTCTAACCACCTTGAGGGAGTAGGGAGTAATGCTGAACCAGTGGGTGAGATAGCGAGGCCCGAGACGTCTGTGATTGTGACTTATTCACTTCCAAGATAAGGTTTGTGCAGCAGAAAAATGTTGAGTTCTCTGGTCAAGTGATGAGTCACACCGCTATCGGGAATCGAGTTGTTATAATTGAATCGAGTTGTTATAATTGAATCGAGTTGTTCTCTGGGCAACTTAAACGTTAGCCCGAGGTTGCAAAGGAGCCGAGGTATATGTCGAGTCATAGGATAATCCTAACATCTGAAGTTGAGAGCAAATTTGAGCATTATGCCCATGAACTCCGCAAAGTTGGTGTATGCCTTggttgatatcactcaaattgccctaaggagtgatttttactctctcaaataagaggttcagttgtagtacttagggatcgaatgcACAGGAAGTGTGAGCACACAATAAACTCAATCAATTGCAATTAAGCTAGGTAAATAGATTAATAAACagtaaataaagaaaaacagttGGACAAGGTAGTTGTTCAGTAGATTGATGAGTTGTTTAATAGAAGGATGGTTGTTAgacctagggtttctattcaagTAATCAGGATTATAATAGTATACAGGCTAAAGTTGTATGCATGATAttctaaaactcaaaccaaGTAATAATCTATCAACTTATGTTTGTTTAGACCATCTATTGTCTAGATCTAAGATATCAATTGTCGTTTGTTGATCTTGAGAAAGTGTCAATGGATACTATATAttgagtgtcgatcgatacacctaGGCCTGGGattccgaaccgaaccgaaaattgTGCCATTCAGTTATTGTTCGGTTATGAGGTACAAATTGATCGTAGGATGTTTTAAATATGTTCGGTTATCAcctcggttcggttcggttcatgAATTCCGATCT includes:
- the LOC108825521 gene encoding uncharacterized protein LOC108825521; protein product: MSSKSDVTPLERLNFTTDKQISLSIEINGPSLLTVLRLCIRKDPKALYNDGLHLLLEFLTVSKNTGWSNRKQITRRLLIIITICLEVTHNKALARDCRNSRKVKEGQRNAKRSEERRSRGKRRGQSFCITLV
- the LOC108824912 gene encoding uncharacterized protein LOC108824912, which codes for MSGSKRIVCLSIIVMMVMILSISQNINCVSDSAFAPSEEKRLFHKPSSCVEDARTIPNCVHAVKHFHFKNVTKECCIVLFGIPEDCLGILFPRRFFYRFMLKITCKLLGIIKV